The proteins below are encoded in one region of Lactuca sativa cultivar Salinas chromosome 3, Lsat_Salinas_v11, whole genome shotgun sequence:
- the LOC122194414 gene encoding G-type lectin S-receptor-like serine/threonine-protein kinase At2g19130, with the protein MGAVVGFVGGVVFVLGVILVLIYRKKRISLSVGKTRMEGSLVAFVYKDLQIATKKFSNKLGGGGFGSVFKGVLHDSSTVAVKKLESISQGEKQFRSEVSTMGIIQHVHLVRLRGFCAEGNNKLLVYDYMEKGSVDTYLFCGKQVLNWETRYQIALGIARGLVYLHEKCRDCIIHCDIKPENILLDAEFCPKIADFGLAKLVGRDFSRVLTTTRGTPGYLALEWISGVAVTAKADVYSYGMILFELVYGKRNVVHCEDSRSTFFPGLVTNVLMEGGDILSLLDSRLNREACVEEVTKICKVACWCIQDEEDSRPSMSLVERILEGVSDVSMPQIPQIVTLYVENMKDPVFFTDSCSIECSLVHSNSTGGGSQSKGSSS; encoded by the coding sequence ATGGGTGCTGTTGTTGGGTTTGTAGGAGGTGTGGTTTTTGTTTTGGGTGTAATTTTGGTCTTGATCTATAGAAAAAAGAGGATATCATTATCGGTGGGTAAGACGAGAATGGAGGGATCATTGGTGGCTTTTGTTTATAAAGATTTACAAATAGCCACCAAAAAATTCTCTAACAAATTGGGAGGAGGTGGTTTTGGCTCGGTTTTCAAGGGTGTCTTACATGATTCGTCCACTGTGGCAGTGAAAAAGCTTGAAAGCATAAGCCAAGGAGAGAAGCAGTTCAGGAGCGAAGTTAGCACGATGGGTATAATCCAACATGTTCATCTTGTACGTCTTCGTGGGTTTTGTGCAGAAGGTAACAACAAGTTATTGGTGTATGATTACATGGAAAAAGGTTCTGTAGATACCTATCTTTTCTGTGGAAAACAAGTTCTAAACTGGGAAACCAGGTATCAGATTGCACTTGGAATTGCAAGAGGATTGGTTTATCTACATGAGAAGTGTAGGGACTGTATCATTCACTGTGACATAAAGCCAGAAAACATTCTCTTAGATGCCGAATTCTGTCCAAAAATTGCAGATTTTGGTCTGGCAAAGCTTGTTGGTCGAGACTTTAGTAGGGTTTTGACGACTACAAGAGGGACACCTGGGTATCTAGCACTAGAATGGATATCAGGGGTGGCTGTCACAGCCAAAGCAGATGTTTATAGCTATGGAATGATTCTTTTTGAATTAGTCTATGGAAAGCGAAATGTAGTACATTGTGAAGATTCAAGGAGTACATTCTTCCCAGGTTTGGTTACGAATGTTCTTATGGAGGGAGGTGATATCCTTAGCCTGTTAGACAGTAGATTAAATAGGGAAGCTTGTGTTGAAGAAGTGACaaaaatttgcaaagttgcatgttgGTGTATCCAAGATGAGGAAGACAGTAGGCCTTCAATGAGTTTGGTGGAACGGATTCTTGAAGGGGTTTCGGATGTGAGCATGCCTCAGATCCCCCAAATTGTCACTTTATATGTTGAGAACATGAAGGATCCTGTTTTCTTCACTGATTCATGCTCAATTGAGTGCTCACTAGTACACAGCAATTCCACTGGTGGTGGCTCCCAGTCAAAGGGCTCATCTTCTTGA
- the LOC111884620 gene encoding LOW QUALITY PROTEIN: DNA repair protein RAD5A (The sequence of the model RefSeq protein was modified relative to this genomic sequence to represent the inferred CDS: inserted 2 bases in 1 codon; deleted 2 bases in 2 codons; substituted 2 bases at 2 genomic stop codons): MDTPRFSTRSQTENFTFPPEKSLSGPSPAKFGSGGLGREPSACSEIVRFSTSASGEIGRIPNEWSRCLLPLVRDKKVQIQGFCKSAPHNLGLMDTINLSISVYINSSILHTSHQTSVKVPTTSVDETSIQPLPTLFPLLGLIPFKKAEFTPTDLYTRNQRLDIKDSSGVPPPLLNAPKLKNSSSNGSTVEPEETISDNDLDNIVGVANVSELEEMEPPNTLLCELRLYEKQALHFMVNLEKGPCVDDAATTLHPCWDAYHLADKRKFIVYVNSFSGEATVEFPSTLQMARGGILADSMGLGKTIMTISLLLAHTEKGGSLDKDSTSEINGSDQSSSSPKKSSKFSGFDKLRKHKQSLIGGGNLLICPLALIGQWKAEIESHSEPGTVSIYVHYGQSRPKDAKILAXSDVVLTTYGVVASEFSSENAEAHTIKSSKSQISMAAATRVADRRRCLTGTPIQVXLWSTCLLFWFLRIEXGSWSWWNKLIQKPSEDGHERIIRIILPLFLYL; the protein is encoded by the exons ATGGACACACCTCGGTTCTCCACTAGAAGTCAAACAG AAAATTTTACATTTCCACCTGAGAAATCGCTGAGTGGACCCTCTCCGGCCAAGTTTGGTAGCGGCGGCCTTGGCAGGGAGCCCTCTGCCTGTTCAGAGATTGTGAGGTTTTCTACATCAGCTTCCGGAGAG ATTGGTCGGATCCCAAATGAATGGTCTCGATGCCTTTTGCCTCTTGTTAGAGATAAGAAAGTTCAAATTCAAGGGTTTTGTAAATCTGCTCCACATAATCTAGGTCTTATGGATACCATTAATCTATCTATCAG TGTTTACATCAACAGTTCCATATTGCACACAAGCCATCAGACATCTGTCAAGGTACCCACCACTTCAGTTGATGAAACCTCCATCCAACCTCTTCCAACTTTATTCCCATTACTTGGACTAATTCCTTTCAAAAAA GCAGAATTTACACCTACTGACTTATACACAAGGAATCAAAGATTAGACATAAAGGATTCTTCTGGTGTTCCTCCTCCATTACTCAATGCTCCCAAACTCAAAAACTCATCTTCAAATGGAAGTACAGTTGAACCCGAAGAGACAATTTCAGATAATGATCTTGACAATATTGTTGGTGTTGCAAATGTCTCTGAGTTAGag GAAATGGAACCTCCTAATACTCTATTGTGTGAACTTCGCCTCTATGAAAAACAAGCACTTCATTTCATGGTTAATTTGGAAAAAGGACCATGTGTTGATGATGCAGCTACTACTCTTCATCCATGTTGGGATGCATATCATCTTGCAGACAA GAGGAAATTCATAGTGTATGTGAATTCATTTTCTGGAGAAGCTACTGTAGAATTTCCAAGTACCCTTCAAATGGCAAGAGGAGGA ATTTTGGCAGATTCAATGGGGCTTGGAAAGACTATAATGACAATATCACTCCTTCTCGCTCATACTGAAAAAGGTGGATCATTAGATAAAGATTCCACCAGTGAAATCAATGGCTCAGATCAATCTTCATCATCTCCAAAAAAAAGCAGC AAATTTTCTGGTTTTGATAAGCTTAGAAAGCATAAACAATCACTCATTGGTGGTGGGAATCTTCTCATATGTCCCTTGGCTCTTATAGGTCAATGGA AGGCAGAGATTGAAAGCCATTCAGAACCAGGGACTGTGTCAATTTATGTTCACTATGGGCAAAGTCGTCCAAAAGATGCCAAAATATTAGCTTAGAGTGATGTTGTGTTAACCACATATGGAGTTGTAGCTTCAGAATTTTCATCTGAG AATGCTGAAGCACACACAATAAAATCC TCAAAAAGTCAAATTTCCATGGCGGCAGCTACTCGTGTTGCTGACCGGAGACGGTGTTTGACCGGGACCCCTATCCAAGTATGACTTTGGTCAACATGTTTACTTTTTTGGTTCTTAAGGATTGA CGGGAGCTGGTCTtg GTGGAACAAGCTAATTCAGAAACCTTCTGAGGATGGACATGAAAGGATTATACGTATAATCCTTCCATTATTTCTATATTTATAA
- the LOC111884624 gene encoding LOW QUALITY PROTEIN: G-type lectin S-receptor-like serine/threonine-protein kinase At2g19130 (The sequence of the model RefSeq protein was modified relative to this genomic sequence to represent the inferred CDS: substituted 1 base at 1 genomic stop codon), protein MLSLYAFAMTFYNKNNPVVAKRTFNEEAFSIKFESNTLLRILVLMCFSLTITISSGANTISANQSLLGNQTIISERGEFELGFFKAGKSSNYYIGIWYKKVDSNPPTIVWVANPETPISNIFQSELKIINGNLVLLNESKFQIWSTNVSTTTTLMSAIAVLLDDGNLVLRDSSSNSVVPAVWQSFDHPTHTWLPGAKLAYDNRTKNSQLLTSWRSNEDPAVGLFSLELDPSTTEYLCKWNGSQQYWTSGPWNENLGRFDKVPEMRLNYIYNFSYHTNENENYFTYSVYNSTIISRFIMDISGHAQQQTWLEATKEWNLFWTRPRTQCEVYAWCGAFGICRQTELPFCNCLTGFKPRSESEWNQSDFSGGCVRKTELQCGRNMEKPDFLMISIKSLPQNKFMAVGSARDCHTTCLNNCSCNAYSFVDNKCLVWDGDILNLSEDNNNGKQVYVKVAYKDLPHHNKSNQVTMGAVVGSIGVAVFVLGLFSLSVYRKKRISVGKTRMEGSLVAFAYRDLKIATKNFSDKLGGGGFGSVFKGVLHDSSIVAVKKLESISQGEKQFRSKVSTIGTIQHVNLVRLRGFCAQGNNKLLVYDYMKNISLDTHLFHGKQILNWETRYQIALGIARGLVYLHEKCRDCIIHCDIKPENILLDAEFCQKIADFGLAKLVGRDISRVLTTIRGTQGYPAPEXLSGVAVTTKADVFSYGMMLFELVNGKRNAEQSEDSRSPFFPCLVSNVLKVGGDILSLVDSRLNREASVEEVSKICKVACWCIQDEEDSRPSMSLVEQILEGIMDVNMPPIPRSVTLFVDNTEHVVFFTESPSKGSSEVYSSCSPQSSSS, encoded by the exons ATGTTGTCTCTATATGCGTTTGCAATGACCTTCTACAACAAAAACAACCCTGTGGTCGCAAAGCGAACCTTCAACGAAGAGGCTTTTAGTATCAAGTTT GAAAGTAACACTTTATTGAGGATTCTTGTCCTCATGTGTTTCTCTCTTACCATAACTATCTCATCTGGAGCCAACACCATATCTGCAAATCAGTCTCTGTTGGGAAACCAAACGATCATATCCGAAAGAGGCGAGTTCGAGCTGGGTTTCTTCAAAGCAGGTAAGTCTTCCAACTATTACATAGGCATCTGGTATAAAAAGGTCGATTCCAATCCTCCCACCATAGTTTGGGTGGCTAACCCAGAAACACCCATCTCTAATATATTCCAATCAgaattaaaaatcataaatggtAACTTAGTGCTCTTGAATGAGTCCAAGTTCCAGATTTGGTCTACAAAtgtctccaccaccaccactttGATGTCTGCAATAGCTGTTCTTCTTGATGATGGTAACTTAGTTTTGAGAGACTCCAGTTCAAATTCAGTTGTACCTGCAGTTTGGCAAAGTTTTGACCACCCAACTCATACTTGGTTGCCTGGTGCTAAACTTGCTTATGATAATAGAACCAAAAATAGCCAGCTTCTTACATCATGGAGAAGCAATGAAGATCCTGCTGTAGGGCTCTTTTCTTTGGAGCTTGACCCGTCTACTACAGAGTACCTATGCAAGTGGAATGGCTCCCAGCAATATTGGACGAGTGGGCCTTGGAATGAGAATTTGGGCAGATTTGATAAAGTACCTGAAATGAGGTTGAATTACATTTATAATTTCAGCTATCATACAAATGAGAATGAGAACTACTTCACTTATTCTGTGTATAATTCTACCATTATATCCAGATTTATAATGGATATTTCTGGCCATGCACAACAACAAACATGGTTGGAAGCTACCAAAGAGTGGAATCTGTTTTGGACTCGACCTAGAACACAGTGCGAGGTGTATGCTTGGTGTGGGGCTTTTGGGATTTGCAGGCAAACTGAATTACCGTTTTGTAATTGTTTGACTGGCTTCAAGCCTAGATCAGAGAGTGAATGGAATCAGAGTGATTTTTCTGGTGGGTGTGTGAGAAAAACTGAGTTGCAGTGTGGGAGAAATATGGAAAAACCTGATTTTCTGATGATTAGTATCAAGAGTCTGCCTCAAAATAAATTCATGGCAGTTGGAAGTGCCCGAGATTGTCATACCACCTGTTTAAACAATTGCTCCTGTAATGCTTACTCTTTTGTCGATAATAAATGTTTGGTTTGGGATGGAGATATCTTGAACCTCTCAGAAGACAATAATAATGGGAAACAAGTTTATGTCAAAGTTGCTTATAAAGATCTTCCACATCATAACAAGAGTAATCAGGTCACCATGGGAGCTGTTGTTGGGTCCATTGGAGTTGCAGTTTTTGTCTTGGGTCTATTTTCGCTTTCGGTCTATAGAAAAAAGAGAATATCGGTGGGTAAGACAAGAATGGAGGGATCATTGGTGGCATTTGCATACAGAGATTTAAAAATAGCAACAAAAAATTTCTCGGACAAATTAGGAGGAGGTGGCTTTGGTTCTGTTTTCAAGGGAGTATTGCATGATTCGTCCATTGTAGCAGTGAAAAAGCTTGAAAGCATCAGCCAAGGAGAGAAGCAATTCAGAAGCAAAGTTAGCACAATCGGTACTATCCAACACGTTAATCTTGTACGCCTTCGTGGGTTTTGTGCACAAGGTAACAATAAGCTGTTGGTCTATGATTACATGAAAAACATTTCTCTGGACACCCATCTTTTCCATGGAAAACAAATTTTAAACTGGGAAACGAGATATCAGATTGCACTTGGAATTGCAAGAGGCTTGGTTTATCTACATGAGAAGTGCAGAGACTGTATCATTCACTGTGACATAAAGCCAGAAAACATTCTTTTAGATGCCGAATTCTGTCAGAAAATTGCTGATTTTGGTTTAGCAAAGCTTGTTGGTCGAGACATTAGTAGGGTTTTGACGACTATAAGAGGGACACAAGGGTATCCAGCACCAGAATGATTATCAGGAGTGGCTGTCACAACCAAAGCGGATGTTTTTAGCTATGGGATGATGCTTTTTGAATTAGTTAATGGTAAGCGAAATGCAGAGCAATCTGAAGATTCAAGGAGTCCATTCTTCCCTTGTTTAGTTTCTAATGTTCTGAAGGTGGGAGGTGATATCCTTAGCTTGGTAGATAGTAGGTTAAACAGGGAAGCTAGTGTTGAAGAAGTCTCaaaaatttgcaaagttgcatgttgGTGTATCCAAGATGAGGAAGACAGTAGGCCTTCAATGAGTTTGGTGGAACAGATCCTTGAAGGGATTATGGATGTGAATATGCCTCCGATCCCTCGATCTGTCACGTTATTTGTTGATAACACCGAGCATGTTGTTTTCTTCACGGAATCACCCTCAAAGGGGAGTTCAGAGGTATACAGTAGCTGTTCCCCCCAGAGCTCCTCTTCTTGA